The Rhododendron vialii isolate Sample 1 chromosome 8a, ASM3025357v1 genome has a window encoding:
- the LOC131297930 gene encoding F-box/kelch-repeat protein At1g74510-like, with the protein MWEGPSFLVSRQLPSSCKHESMLIYNRFCVIKLSNGKRRLEVEGNLLSKSTKLSDVIVVKEETVICDLLISQTRQSDNGCRNGDQSNSSSLIHQIGRDISINCLLRCSRSDYGSIASLNRSFRSLIQTGELYRLRRKMGIIEHWVYFSCNLLEWESFDPVRLRWMHLPRMTSNECFMCSDKESLAVGTELLVFGKEIRSHVIYKYSILTNSWSSGREMNEPRCLFGSASLGEIAIVAGGCDPEGNILSSAEIYNSDTGTWLSLPRMNKPRKMCSGVFMDGNFYVLGGIGIGNPNVLTCGEMYDLETRKWYEIPNMFPARNSVTGEREPPATSRAPPLLAVVKNELYAAYYAENEVRKYDKERNLWSTVGRLPERAASMNGWGLAFRACGDQLIVIGGPRALGGGVIEVNAWVPDQGPPQWSLLASKHLGSFVYNCAVMGC; encoded by the coding sequence ATGTGGGAAGGTCCGTCATTTCTTGTCTCCCGACAATTGCCCAGTTCCTGCAAGCATGAGAGCATGTTGATTTACAACAGATTCTGCGTGATCAAACTTTCAAACGGTAAGCGCCGTTTGGAAGTTGAAGGGAACTTGCTTAGCAAGTCAACCAAGCTGTCTGACGTCATTGTTGTGAAGGAAGAAACAGTGATTTGTGATCTTTTAATATCTCAAACGCGCCAATCGGATAATGGGTGCCGCAATGGTGACCAATCAAATTCAAGCTCCCTCATCCACCAAATTGGACGTGACATCTCTATAAATTGTCTGCTCCGCTGCTCAAGATCAGATTACGGATCGATTGCCTCTTTGAATCGAAGCTTTCGGTCTCTAATTCAGACTGGTGAGCTATATAGGCTTAGGCGAAAGATGGGAATTATCGAACACTGGGTTTATTTCTCTTGTAATCTTCTTGAATGGGAGTCATTCGATCCTGTTCGCCTTCGATGGATGCATCTGCCAAGGATGACATCAAACGAGTGCTTCATGTGCTCGGACAAGGAATCATTGGCGGTTGGTACCGAGCTACTTGTATTTGGAAAGGAGATTAGGTCGCATGTGATTTACAAATATAGCATATTGACGAACTCATGGTCATCGGGTAGAGAGATGAACGAACCAAGATGCTTGTTTGGGTCTGCCAGCCTTGGGGAAATTGCGATTGTTGCAGGAGGTTGTGACCCAGAGGGCAATATCTTGAGTTCAGCAGAGATTTATAACTCGGATACCGGTACATGGTTGTCTCTTCCAAGAATGAATAAACCTAGGAAAATGTGTTCTGGGGTGTTTATGGATGGGAATTTCTATGTCCTTGGGGGAATTGGAATAGGAAATCCAAATGTGCTTACATGTGGGGAGATGTATGATTTGGAGACAAGAAAATGGTACGAGATTCCCAATATGTTCCCAGCACGAAACAGCGTGACTGGGGAAAGAGAGCCACCTGCGACATCCAGGGCACCTCCTTTGCTTGCTGTAGTGAAGAATGAGCTGTATGCGGCGTATTATGCGGAAAATGAAGTGAGGAAGTATGACAAGGAGAGGAATCTGTGGTCAACAGTTGGGAGGTTGCCTGAACGGGCAGCCTCCATGAATGGTTGGGGGCTGGCGTTTAGGGCATGCGGGGACCAGCTTATTGTAATCGGCGGACCAAGGGCTTTAGGTGGAGGTGTCATAGAGGTTAATGCTTGGGTGCCAGATCAAGGGCCCCCACAGTGGAGCTTACTTGCCAGTAAGCATTTGGGAAGTTTTGTCTATAATTGCGCTGTGATGGGTTGCTGA